ATCCGAAGGATCAGGCCGAATTTATCGTAAAGCTTAATTGAGGCGGGTCCCATATGATGATGAATACAGGTGCCTTGAATCCGGGTTTGGAATTGATTGCCGATTTCATCTTTAAAACGTCCATCGAGTTTTCGCCCAAGAAAGGTGGCGATATGATCGGGTTTGACAGTATGAATTGCAGTACGCGATAGATTTTCATAGATTGGACCTAAATCCTTTTGGGTTTTAAAAACAATATCCGTAGCGTATTCGATTTGGTACAGACTCCAATGATAAGTGTTAGAAAAATGGTGGATCACCGGACAATACTCTTTGGCGAAACGATCCAGTGCATGATGGAGGGATTGAACGGGAAATGAGTCGGCAATGGATTGGGCTTTTGACCAGTCGTCCATCCGATTAAACGTATTATCCAGCTGAGTGAAACTAATCGCTTGTTTCTTTAATTGACCTGCGAGCCAGTTATGACCATTACAGTAGAATAGCAATCGAAAAGGAGCCCAGGTAGGAACCCGTAAGTAACAGAGACCCCATTCTTCGTCAATAAAGTAAAAGTAATAGTGTAAACACTTGGCTTCCTTATAGCGAAGTTCGGTATGTTGAGTTAGCTTGTCATAATGAGGTGCAAAGGAACCGCACGTTTCCATGGCGGAGAAAATATGAACCAGACCCGGATGCTCACCCCTTTCTTTTAGGATGGCTTGAATACGTTCTTCCTTGCGGAAGTTATTTGCGGAACGAATGAACTCGATCGTTAGATTGTTTCTCTTGGCAAGTTGTTCAGCATTCGCACGAAGTTCATCACGGAGAGGTTCAACAAAACGAGGGTAATCAAAAATCCGGTATCCCTT
This Hydrogenispora ethanolica DNA region includes the following protein-coding sequences:
- a CDS encoding MarR family transcriptional regulator, whose amino-acid sequence is MSSLLERYHKQISGILSCFDRITITGTLPGVCYAFGMATFIMSKGYRIFDYPRFVEPLRDELRANAEQLAKRNNLTIEFIRSANNFRKEERIQAILKERGEHPGLVHIFSAMETCGSFAPHYDKLTQHTELRYKEAKCLHYYFYFIDEEWGLCYLRVPTWAPFRLLFYCNGHNWLAGQLKKQAISFTQLDNTFNRMDDWSKAQSIADSFPVQSLHHALDRFAKEYCPVIHHFSNTYHWSLYQIEYATDIVFKTQKDLGPIYENLSRTAIHTVKPDHIATFLGRKLDGRFKDEIGNQFQTRIQGTCIHHHMGPASIKLYDKFGLILRIETTVNDITFFRNHRTVEHRDGTSEAKVAPLRKNIYSLPSLREILLSANYRYLDFLSDLDDPSAGMRDVENLTRSVRKNGRTYRGFNLFNQLDLDAIITLLRGEGTIRGITNSMIRRILTHLTGTQVSRLLKRMHLHGLIKKVGKSYRYYLTKSGRRVLLTALKLRQLVVIPSLAGFSI